The following nucleotide sequence is from Mucilaginibacter sp. cycad4.
CAGCACATAAAGCCCGATGGAAAATAACGAAATAATACTAATCAGCGCGGTCAAAGAATTTGAGTTTTAAAACGAACAACGATCCTAAAATAGCAGGAATAAATAAATTAATAAGCCATATTGACGATACACCGGCTATTACGGCGATATTTTGATCTGTCACATACACAAACAGGTGCGAAGCAGTAAAGCCGCGTACACCAATATCAAAAAGATCAAGCGATGGGATAGCCGATGACACCACGAAAAACAGCATCAGCATGAGCATCATGGGTACAACAGCCATATGCGGCATCAACAGCTGAAAAACCAGGCAATACTGCATTGAAAATGTGACATACCGGGCAATGCTAAAACCCATGATCTTGATAAGTTCGTGGGTGTGGTACCTGCCTATTACTTCAAAAAAGCGGTGGTATTTTTTGATGAACCAAACCCTGTCAAGCAAAGTAACCGCCCAGTTTATGTGAAAATAAAATACCAGCTGCACGGCCGCAATTATAACGCCAATGGCAGTTACCCCCCAGGCCAGCACTAAATTGGCATGAATGTAGTTGGCGACAAACCAGATCATGGCCATTACCCCCAAAACGTTGGTTACCGACCCCTGGCTAAATGAACCCACGCCCATGGCAAAAATACCCGGAACACGTTTGCGCGGCGGTAAAAACATAACACGCCCCCCGTATTCGCCCAGCCGGTTAGGTGTAGTTACTGCCCAGGTAAGGCCGCAAAAAACAGCCTCAACAGCTTCCCATACCGAAATATTGATCAATGTTTTGGTTATATAGCGCCATTTAAGTGCTTCCAGGAACCAGTTCAAAAACATCAATAAAATTACCAGCGCCATGACAATAACAACATGGGTAGTACTTATTTGCGATGCGAAATGTTCAAACTGCTTTAGGTCGTTATTTTTTTTGTTGAACTGCCGGTAAATAAACCACCCTGCAATTATTAATATACCGGCCTTAAGAAGATACGAAACAACCTTTTTAGCAGAGCGTGTCAAATAGATAAATTTTATGCAATGTTACAAAAAAATGGGGCATGCCAAAGCTTGCCCCATACAACACTACATGGTTAGTTTTGTTTACTTCAATCTTGTTTTTAA
It contains:
- a CDS encoding lysylphosphatidylglycerol synthase domain-containing protein encodes the protein MTRSAKKVVSYLLKAGILIIAGWFIYRQFNKKNNDLKQFEHFASQISTTHVVIVMALVILLMFLNWFLEALKWRYITKTLINISVWEAVEAVFCGLTWAVTTPNRLGEYGGRVMFLPPRKRVPGIFAMGVGSFSQGSVTNVLGVMAMIWFVANYIHANLVLAWGVTAIGVIIAAVQLVFYFHINWAVTLLDRVWFIKKYHRFFEVIGRYHTHELIKIMGFSIARYVTFSMQYCLVFQLLMPHMAVVPMMLMLMLFFVVSSAIPSLDLFDIGVRGFTASHLFVYVTDQNIAVIAGVSSIWLINLFIPAILGSLFVLKLKFFDRAD